CTCACGGATTGCATCTTATAATTTTCTGTGGTTAACATGCTCCATGAGCTAGCAAAATTCCATATGATATAGTCAACCATGAGAGCTGATAATGAgtgaaatatatattaaaatagatATTGGTTTTGGCGTGTAAAATTGGTTGATGATCGATTTGATAAATGAAAACATTCAAGTCAGTGCAGCTTGCCAATAAAATTGAAGTCTTTGTCACTTTTAATTTTTGCAGTGCTCAAGCTAAGCACTAATTAATGCTTGTTTACCTGGTCTTACACTTATGGCTTAGGAGATTAATCAAATGTTTAATCATACTTATTCTCTATTTTTTTAGTCACTGATTCCATTTGTTGGAGAGAGGTTTTAATCAGATGAATACATAGGTTTCAAcaataacatttttttttctcaCAATTTGCAggcccaatttaattttttttatactaaaataatattgatctcaattaatttaaaattaaaaactaattatcattatatatactaaaataatatgcTGAGTTGAAGAACATAACTAGATTAAAAAATACACTTAGCATTATTAATTATATGAGATATACAAAAATTAATAggcaatattattttatttaaaaaaataataatgtaaaAAGAAAAACGTTTTAAATTGGTCCAACCATTTATTTTTTGTTCTCTTTAACAAAagcatggattttttttttttaaattaatggtaAACTTGTAACAGTTCAGCCATGAAGAAGAATCAAAGGGCGAAAGTGGTAGGTACGGCGCAGCAATTAACAATCCTTCTTGGTTACTGTTCAGTTGTTGTTATTCCAAAATACCCTTCTACTCCAAGAAAACCACCAAATGGCTCATCCATGATCCACTCATTGACCCGAGCTCAGCCATGGTTCGGTTCAAATCTAGAATCAAGATAAGGCGATTCCGACCTCAAATCGCGACAATCTGAGCTGATGGCCGCCTCTACACTGAGTCACTGACCTCTTTAtctcaataaaattttcatttgggTGTCAGACGTGGGCCATATGGTAAATGGTTTGAACAGCAATTGGCAATTAGCGTTTGTTCCGTTTTGCGTCCAATTTCCAACCCATCCCTTTTGCACATAATTGTTGTAAACAAACTCTGATGGCAACTTGTTAACTGCTCCAACCCATTACGAACTAATTCGTGTCACCGTATAATTCACTCCCATTGACAGTCAAcattctatctctctctctctctctctctctctcttttttccgCTCTGGATTACttcattaaattttagaatcgtaAATATATAAGGGTTGTTGACCTAATTCCATCAAAATCctagatttaactcaaaatcaagtaataataaaagatatgagaataaaaaaaaaataatgatacaCGTTGAATATAATTGAGATAGCCACGAGTTTTGATTACTATGATTTTAGATtagaattattaattttaatttgcgAAATCAAAGGTTTTAAAACTAGATTGCAGACCCTTTAGCCTTTTTTTTAtggttttaatttaataattaattttgatttatttaatttgtttaagTTTTTCGATTTTGCTTTTTTCTTATGCACCCCTAAATGGCTGTATGGTTATTATGCCTTAtgcaatgtatatatatatatatatatatatatatatacacactaaaAGTCAATTCCCCCTCCCAAAATACACTAATATCTACtatttttaatttgtttgttTTTGAACGAAatgtcattttatttatttttcatatttgatATATGTGTGGGGATGACAAAAATATGTTTTTATCGGTAAGCGTAgtttatttcttattttattgACAAAAGAATTAAAATCTtaatgaaaacaaataaaatgaaaaaaattgaaaaaataaggaaattaaatttGAGGTCCAACCCTATTCATCTACCACCTAACCCCTTCCCAACCACGCTGCGCCCCAACTCCCAACCTTCTCTCTCTAAAATTTGACGAACACTAGCGCATAAATTCCACTCTGTGAGCTAACTACTGGGGGCCACGTGACCAGCTCCCTCCTCCCTCTTCTCCTCACGTGGCAGCTGCAATTTTCTTCTACCATTCTCCCCTATATATTTGATATTTCCCTCTCAATTCATCAATCGGCGAGTTTTGCTTTTGGGAAGCTTAATTAACCGAGTCTCTCCATTTCTCTTCAGGTAGATTCAGCTTCCACTTTCCCATTTTGTCCTACATCAAACACCACTTTAACTACTCCAATTTCCTTTCCAGATCTGCTTCTTGATTTCTTTCCTTGTCTCTTTCTGTTTGTTCAATGTTAACTCTCGATTTTCTCTAGGAATTTGTTGTTGATACTCTGTTTTGCTGTTTAGTGAACGATTTCAAGCTTATTTAAATCGAGTTTTATCTCAAACAAGAGAAAATCTGTGCTTCATTGAAATTTTGAAGATCATGTTTGCTGCATTACGTTTTGAtttgatttggtttgatttgGTTTGTTTTTCCCCATTCGTTAAGTTCTGGTACTATGTAGCTTCAAGTTAGGTGTAGTTTGGTGGTTGTGTGATTTGAGGCGTTAACCGTGCAATATTGAGTTCTACGTTTGATGTTTGTTAGTGTGTAGATCTTGTTTTGGTAGGAAAACAGTGAGAAAACTAATAGCAGAAAATAAGTTGTGACAGGGAACTAAAAAGCAGAAAACAGGAAACCCAAATTGTTTGTTTTCTGATATTGGAAGCATTTGGTTAGTTTATATTTGATCCTGTTTCTTAACAGGTCTGTTGAGCCTACACCATGGCCACTGGACAACTCTTCTCTCGTACTACACAGGCTTTGTTTTACAATTACAAGCAGCTTCCCATCCAGCGCATGCTCGATTTCGATTTCCTTTGCGGTAAGAGAGGGTTGCTATGATTGCTAAGTTTTAAGTTCTCAATCTGTGTTGAGTTGATGTACAGTACTGATGTAATACTTGATTTTCATCTACTTATAGGGAGAGAAACTCCATCTGTGGCTGGAATTATTAACCCTGGTGCAGAGGGATTCCAGAAACTCTTCTTTGGTCAAGAGGAAATTGCTATCCCTGTACATTCAACGTAAGCTATGCTTCGTTCATTTTGGCATATATATTTATTAACCAATCTGTGCAACATATTCAGGTTTTTGAAAGGTTAATTATAGTGTGAAGACGGATCATTTAGTGAAGTTTAAAAGCACATAATCTGGTTGATATTACTTTTCTTTCAGATTACCGTTTACTCTCTCGTATCCTGCTTCATCAGAACAAGCGCTTCTCATTGACAACATCTTAGATTCATAAGCTATAATTGGATTGGATGATAAAGTGCTGAATATGGATTAGGCAGTGCTTGCCAACTTTCATCAGTATATATAACTCAAACATAGATATTACAAAATTCCAATGACCTTGGTTCCTTGCTTGGTCAAAGGTCAAGTAGTAGAATGAGAAATTCAATGCTAAAGTTATATTATTGTAATATGCCAACTATGTGGTAGAAAATATAACTCATCTGCCATGAACATGCTTTAAAACTTCAGTAGTTGTTAGATTCAGAACAACCAACCTCTTGGAGTTTGATCTTGAAACTTTGCTAGTATTTTTCTGATGTTTGGATTCCTTACACTCCTTTTGATATCATTTGCAGTATTGAGGCGGCTTGTGCTGCTCACCCAACTGCTGATGTATTTATTAACTTTGCATCATTTAGAaggtttgtttttcttttcttgttaatattattGATTGCATGACATCTTTACTTGCATCTTATAGTCACTACACATTCATCTATTTGCAGTGCGGCCGCATCATCCATGGCTGCCCTGAAGCAGCCTACCATTCGAGTTGTGGCTATAATAGCTGAGGGAGTTCCTGAGTCTGACACCAAACAGTTAATTGCGTATGCACGATCTAACAATAAGGTGAGGTTATGAAGCAAAGTCATTTGAATTGAACTGACAAAGGTGAATCAAAGGATCAAACAGTGCATTTGTTTTTGAATTCCCACTCTGCTAGTTCAAATATATTGTTCCTGAGGATCTTTAGCTTTGTCTAGTTTAATTGTGCATTCTAATTTTAATACCTGATGGTGTTGCAGGTTGTCATTGGCCCAGCTACTGTCGGAGGCATTCAGGCTGGAGCATTCAAGATAGGTGACACTGCTGGAACAATTGACAACATAATTGCTTGCAAGCTGTACAGGCCTGGATCCGTTGGATTTGTGTCCAAATCTGTATGTATTCATTACAGTTTGCTTATTTCTCATCGGCATGCATATTATGAAATCTCATGGCAACTATACTTTCTGTGTTTTTTTATGGCAACTTAGCAAGATGTTAAGATTCTCACCACATAAATGTGGTATATGAGACATATTCCAATTCAGATAAGCAGAGAACCTAAAATCTCATCTTGAAGCTGCTGTGAGGTTATTGATATGCTGGGCTACTTTTAATTATCCAGAACAAAATTGCAAAATCACTTTAGTTCTCTGTCAGAATTACACTTCTAGTCTTAGAGGCTTTAATAGATGGCGCATAGTGTGGGACCAGATCTAGCTATTTCGGACTTGTAAGTTTGGAAGGGATCAGAAACAGTATATCTTTTACTCCAAATTGAAAGGACTTAAATGACACTGAAATTGTTTTCTTGTAGACTTTGCCAAGTGTTGATTTCTTGCTTTGTCAACACCTTCTAACTAGCCCATGATATGATTTATGTTGATGGTTCTGAGTATGATGAGCATTTGTGCTTGTAGGGTGGTATGTCAAATGAGCTATACAATACAATCGCTCGTGTAACAGATGGCATATATGAAGGTACTCCTGCATACCTGGTACTGTCTTTAGGCTAGATCAAAGCAAGCAAATCTGagttcaaattaaatttcagtaTGCATTTTGGATATTCTTTAGGTATTGCAATTGGAGGAGATGTGTTTCCAGGCTCCACTCTTTCTGATCATGTTTTGCGGTTTAATAATATCCCACAGGTATGGCAATGGTTCCGTCCATGAATGTTAACATGAGCTTCTGCTTTTAGTTTctattgtgaaaaaaaaaaaagagactgtTGGATGCCTTCTTGCATTTCATAGTCTTCTTCTCCAAACTAACTTTCTGATATATGGTATTACCTCAGGTTAAGATGATGGTTGTACTCGGGGAACTTGGTGGACGAGACGAGTATTCCCTTGTTGAAGCTCTCAAACAAGGAAAGGTGACCAAACCAGTAGTTGCTTGGGTCAGTGGAACATGTGCACGGCTCTTCAAATCAGAAGTGCAATTTGGCCATGCTGTAAGTTTTTGCCTGAAATATCTTGCATCATCTGGTAACTAATCAGCAGCCACCGTTTCCCATGAAAGATACACCATTTATGCTCATAGCCTTCCTTGATGCATTCCAAATCAGGGTGCTAAAAGTGGTGGTGAGATGGAGTCTGCTCAAGCAAAAAATCAAGCATTAAAGGATGCTGGAGCTGTAGTTCCCACTTCGTACGAGGCTTTTGAGACTGCAATTAAGGAAACATTTCAAAAGCTGGTTAGTTTCTACAAACCTGTAACTTTCTAAATCCAAAAGAAGTTTGGTTTGAGTTTCCTAAAGCTCCATGACTGGCTTCATTAATCTTTCCTTATTCTCGTAGGTGGAAGAGGGTAAGATTACACCTGTAAAGGAGATTAAACCTCCACAAATCCCTGAGGATCTTAACACAGCAATTAAGAGTGGCAAAGTTCGGGCTCCAACTCATATTATTTCCACAATTTCTGATGACAGAGGTGTTCACTCTTGTTCTCAATTAATGATAAGATGTTAGTTGTCTAAAATGATGGTTCAGTAAACTCATCTTTTGATCCAATTCACAGGTGAAGAGCCATGCTATGCTGGTGTGCCAATGTCATCCATTGTTGAACAGGGTTATGGTGTTGGTGATGTCATCTCTCTTTTGTGGTTCAAGCGCAGCCTTCCACGATACTGTACTCATTTTATTGAGGTAGGCTATATTGGTATTTGCTAAGCATTCAAGTTGAATATCACCCTCTGTCTTTTTCTTGCCCTTTTGCTTTTCATGGTTTGGCACGTATCTAGAATTAACTTGATGTTGTCTATTTGCTTCTTTATTGATCTATTACCTTAAACAGATATGCATCATGCTATGTGCTGACCATGGTCCTTGTGTCTCTGGTGCTCACAACACTATAGTAACAGCTAGAGCTGGAAAGGACCTAGTTTCCAGCCTTGTCTCAGGTAAAAAGAGtagtaatttgattttttttaattggtgAATTATCTTTAATAAGAAGCTAATGAAGTGCTTATCTGAGAGCCAATTATAAAAAGGATATTGAATCATGGTCTTCTGAAACAGGTTTGCTCACAATTGGTCCCCGATTTGGTGGTGCTATTGATGATGCTGCTCGATACTTTAAGGATGCATATGACAGGGTGAGCTTTAATGAATTTTACTCTGTTCATTTATGAAAAGTAAGCTTTCATGGCTGGTGTATCCAAGATTTGTTTCTTTGCTGTCATGTCAGGGTCTAACACCCTATGAGTTTGTTGAAAGCATGAAAAAGAAGGGTATTCGTGTCCCTGGAATTGGGCACAGGTATGGAGAGCTTTAGACTGTTAGTTTGTTTTTGTATTTATTCTGCACTAGAAACCATAGTATTCGAACTTTTATGCTTCTATTAGCTGCCTTTGCTAATCTGATTCATGGGAACTCTTGTTTGCTTTCTGTGAAAAGGATCAAGAGAGGTGACAACAGAGATAAAAGGGTAGAGCTCTTACAGCTATTTGCTCGCACACATTTCCCTTCCGTAAAGTACATGGAGTATGCTGTTCAAGTTGAAACCTATACTCTATCGAAGGCCAATAACCTGGTGCTTAATGTTGATGGTGCGATTGGGTCCCTTTTCTTGGATCTTCTTGCTGGCAGTGGAATGTTTACCAAACCGGAGATAGATGAGATTGTTGAGATTGGTTATTTGAATGGGCTCTTTGTGTTGGCACGCTCCATTGGTCTGATTGGGTGAGTCGGATTGCACTTTAAAATTTCTTATCCCATCCTTTTGGGTCTTTTTTTTTGTGTTGCTTATTAGGTAACAAGCAGGCCCTTGACATTGACACTTCAACAAGTGGATTTCTAACCCTGTATAGCCTTTTTAATTGCAAGAATTTTAAGGTTGAACTGTTTATGGTCCAATGGGTGGGTGGTTTTGAGTCTTATATAAATATGACCTTTTTGGAATATTGTGCAGTTTTAGGTATTATCGGGCATTTAATTGGCTAGGAATGAGTATGATAGACCACCACTATCTAGTATCTACTGCAAATATATGCAGCTGCATGGAAGTATGTATTTGCATATGACTAAGGcttataaatttcaatttcaggcACACATTCGACCAGAAGAGATTGAAACAGCCACTGTACCGTCACCCATGGGAAGATGTTCTCTACACCAAGTGAGAGAATGCAGATAGCAGGTGCAATGCTGACCTGCTTTATACAAGCTTTTCAATTTCGAAATTTGATGAGTTTGCAATTTGCTGCGATGCATGTTCAGTTGTTAGATTAGTGTTGTACTGTGGTAGGCTGAGGACCATAATTTGTAACTTGTACCAGAAGTCGACAAGTTGGGTTCCGACCATTTATTCAGAGAAATGTTgccataaagttttttttttttttcaggtttcAAGGAGAAATAACCGATTTGAGATGCATGTGGAATAAGTCTTACCATCGTCTTACGGCTTGAGAATGTCCGTATTGATGTTCTATTGTTGTGTTTGGTAAACAAAGGAAGGAAATGGAATTAATTTTTCAAAAGTGAAATTAACCCCCTGTTTGGTTCAAATTTATCATGGAATTCaattcatttacaaatgaattcCAAGACAgaattcatttgtaaatgaattcttttgtttggtatgatgtatatcaaatttaaaattcattttaaatgaaataaaccCCTTTTTTGGTTCAAATCTGTCATGGAATTCATttcatttacaaatgaatttcaagatagaatttatttacaaattaatttttttgtttagtatggtgtatatcaaatttaaaattcattttaaataaaatgaattttatgTTTGACATAAAtgtaaaattcaattcaatttttttttttaaaaaatactctTTTTCTATCTATCACTATTACCACTCTACTACACACACCACCACCACTCCTCCAATACCACACTACCAGCActgacaccaccaccaccaccaccacgacCCTTCCTCCTCCACCACCACCACTGCCACCTCTCCTcctctaccaccaccaccacatgTCCTTATCAACTTACAACAAGAAAAGAAGCATAGTCTACAAATAATGCATTAAACAATGTCTCAAAAAGTTCACAATAAATGTAAAGAAGCAAAGTCTGCTAATAATGCATTAAACAAAGTCTCAAAAAGTTCATAATAAACGAAGCAGGTCAATAACAAAAAACAAAAAGCAAAGTGTCAATCTACTATTTCAGAACCTATTATTATAACCTCACATTTCCTAAGGAAACATAGCAACAATGTTCAACATccatatacataaattttattaCTGACGTGATCCCATTTCCATCTTTAGCCAAGAAAGTTTAATGTCATCATCACATGCAAAGAATCATTCAACTAAATATTCATGATCCTTCACATGTAAAATGTCAAGGACTTCCATGACCTCCCATTTGTTCAATCCTAGTTTTTTCAACtctgttgtaatttcatttgcacTATATCGACGTTGACTAGTACTTGAAATAGCACGTGCAATTTCTTTCATTGAGGATGTCACCTCCAAAATCTCATCACTAATAATATCAGATATCAATCTTTTTCTTTTACCCTCTTTGGATGTCATTTTTGATGTAATAccgcaaaattttaaattttattattttatgagcatttttggtattttaattttatttaaattttaggatttttttttgagatttttccgattttaaagatttttttagGATGTCACCTcctctttgatgatttttaaaaattaatttaaagaccacatgtcaaaactaaaaatatatttggaatctacgaatttttctgagttttttggaattttttcgaaatttttggacctcgttttcggtcccgaggcagagtaaaaattcaaaaattttgtatcctgaatcgaaccggcagaatcgaaccggaccggatcagaccggtcgaatcggaccggccttttctttttcttcttcccttccaagcGTCCGGcctcctcctccttctctctctcttttctctcctcctcctccccttgccgcgccaccTCCCTCGCTCCCACCCACTCGCGCGGCGCCGCCTCAAGACTCCCACGGCCGGCCGCACCGAATGCCGAAAAGGCTCCGAGCGACACGCAGCCAAGGCGCGACCGTTCACCTTcacggccaaaattcggccgatccggccaccaatcggaccgggtcttgtgtctaaactcatctactcgtcgagagctttccatagacaccaagaacaccgaaatacattgagcggtttgtccaatttttgcccgggaagttttagcccattttgaatttcgggctagatttttcgcaaaccgtgaatcccacgagaaaaccgagagtaccagagcgctccactcgtcgagagcttcgcggcaacataaatttcgaatttttccgacaccgtttttcggtgggtcccacggaatttcgcagtgtcttttcgagcattaaatgagcttagaaaattctgaaaaatttatgtactaacccctgtgttgtgggcttcgtgtaggtatcttcaattcgcggaaattcgacagttctGTTTGTGAATTTCCGCTGCATGCACTGCACgaaaagtctctgaattggaccgaggttttggctgcccccccattgtcagatgtcccgagcgcgttcccgaagtcggaatcggcaaaggtaaacccgaaccttgctttttcataattttttagtgcttaaataagattaaaaattcataaaatatttgtggtagctcagaaaattatgattctttttgcaatagcctagtaatattgctaaggaccgcggggcaaagttttagaatttttagagcttgtttgggtagtttttgcaaaaatgatcaattataaggactaaattgaaattttatatattgtgatggatgactgatttgatgggcccaggaggggctgtgtgatgtgattgagttgtggatatatggattgtgaatatagaagtgtgttttgagctatTTTGCAGgtcgggtaggtcctaggtataggggagactctgtcggattttcggcacgacttatgacgtatttggtctttttttgattatattgagtcatttgtattaaataattgtaatgtaattgtcaggtgagccgggacagccttcttcctccgcccagccgccacagtaaccgttgtcaagtctgtgagtaaaatattaattttaattgtaatttcactattattatatattcaagcatgcccatgcatcacttatatgcatatatctatgtagataaactttaggcacgatttatattgcattcataactgtgaaagtgccatgtatgttgctgtggtaatttggagcaatgtgcgtgcgttggcatgcgtgtgatgtggtgtggactatggataggacgggtagtcacggcttgagatcttcgctgggacccgatccttccgggggtagtcacggcttgagttcttcactaggacccccaatttggtttattaagcgaaagtccggcttgagttcttcgctggcaccaggttggatttaagagagctgtataggggatcagctcccatatattatgattgatatcactgggtgtgtgagtgctccaaattacctttatgatgttatgatgtgaaaacgttgttgatgttgcatttcactctacagggtgcattagttttagatagttatagagattatggttaaaattgatattttactctctgagtcgaacgctcactcctgttcaatatttttttcaggccacaggaggatatttttgatattaacttgctttcttcctcgcaggtcgattattaacgtttgtataaacttgttaaatcttagaattttcgcatgtgttagaaatgtttatttgatatgggtctgtaaactaaattattattttagacctataaacttaatattctatgcatgtttgatggattggataagggagctgagctcccatttatttttatgctgatgagtatgtagagggtgagctgagctcccaaattgagtatttattgtgtttacaggtcgggtgagtcaaaaactccccgttgaaaggtccattttatggtcggactctgtccagttgatttcttgaaattgggcccaaatgggccttagagttgggttaagtgaatagttaggcttactacgggcctcgggggctttaggctagcccagatcctagtgtcggtccggccaataggttgggtcgtgacatttgaTTGATGAGAAGCTGATGAAAAGCTATCACGACTTGGTGAATGTTAAGCAAATTGAGTTTAGGGGTCTTGATTGTCAAGGTTCATCTCATCACTTTCATCAATTTGCAAACCTCGATCCGATTGCCACTTTCAAACCTTTTCTTTTGCACTGGTAGCACCATCTCCATTTGCTCGATCCTTTTCAAATAAATCACGAGCATCCTTTAAGAAATAAAGTTCCTTATCTCGCACTAATTTATACTCATTCTTCAcctaaaaaaaattgataagaaTACAAAACAACCTCTTTTGCTTAGTTTAGTGCAAGTACACAATAATATAAACTCATATCAACAACATCATAAACAAAATTATACATGCTACAAATTAATGCCTGTATGACACTTTCCCAAACGCTTAGAATAGCTTCAATTTTCTTTGTAATGTCATTCCACCCAAAGCCACTTTTTTATCCAAAAGTTCAATTGCAAGGTTCATCAACTTTTAGATAGTCTTCAACCTATTAACTACTTTTCTTTTATCAATTGTCTTCCCTTTCTTTTGAAACTCCACATTAAGAACAACAATAACATTGTCCCATGCTCTCTTATTAAATTGTTTCTCTTCCTTATTTCCTTttgccttttcttctttcaaaagATCAAGAAGAAGCTTGTCCATCTCCTTAGGCCATCTAAGATGCTTTTCAGTTTTTTCGGAGCAATTATCATCTTCTGTTAATGTAGCCATCTATTTACAATATTACAGtacatagagaaaaaaaaataattaaaaaataatatgcaataaaaataaacataaaggaAATTTAATAAGGTAATTAACACAAAGTAATGTCTCTTaagaataatgaaataaaaacagGCTTAAGATCTAGACATATAATCTTGCCATATGCACATAGCCATGTCATTTCTTATTTGCTCTCCTAGTCGAGCATCTGCATCCCTAATATTAGATCTAATTTCATTAGCTTCAAAGTTATTTTGTATCAATTCATTGTCAACTTGACGTAAGAGATCTTTATCTGGATCATACAACATAAGAAAATTATGCAAAATGCAACATGCTAAAACAATTTCAGAAATTGTATCAACATCATAATTTGCCTCTGATCCACTAGCTATGATAGGGAATCTCTTTTTTAGCACTCCAAATGCCCTTTCAATCACATTGCATAGTGATGCATGTCGAAGATTGAAGAGCTCTTTCATATTTTCTAGAGGACAATGAGAGTACTCTTTCAAATGTTACCTAGTACTTCGATATGGAGTGATAAATTTGGACCTTAAAGGATACCCCGCATCAACTGGATAAAATTTACCTatagaaaatttgaaaaattttaaataactacTTAAAAAAATGGGTAAGTAataataatgttttaatttttattacaaataccTTTAGGAACTTTCAATTTATCTTCCCTAGTTAATGCATTTTCTAGTATCCTTGAGTCTGAAGCTGATCCTTCCTAACCAGATAACACATAAGTAAATCTTAAGTCAAATGTACATGCAGCCAGTATATTCATTGTAGGTATTCCTTTCCTTCCCCTATATCTCGATACATTTGCTTTTGGAACTTTGACTCAAATATGTGTTCCATCAATTGCACCAATGCAGTTCtattgtcacatcttacccctct
The Hevea brasiliensis isolate MT/VB/25A 57/8 chromosome 15, ASM3005281v1, whole genome shotgun sequence genome window above contains:
- the LOC110644900 gene encoding ATP-citrate synthase beta chain protein 2, whose translation is MATGQLFSRTTQALFYNYKQLPIQRMLDFDFLCGRETPSVAGIINPGAEGFQKLFFGQEEIAIPVHSTIEAACAAHPTADVFINFASFRSAAASSMAALKQPTIRVVAIIAEGVPESDTKQLIAYARSNNKVVIGPATVGGIQAGAFKIGDTAGTIDNIIACKLYRPGSVGFVSKSGGMSNELYNTIARVTDGIYEGIAIGGDVFPGSTLSDHVLRFNNIPQVKMMVVLGELGGRDEYSLVEALKQGKVTKPVVAWVSGTCARLFKSEVQFGHAGAKSGGEMESAQAKNQALKDAGAVVPTSYEAFETAIKETFQKLVEEGKITPVKEIKPPQIPEDLNTAIKSGKVRAPTHIISTISDDRGEEPCYAGVPMSSIVEQGYGVGDVISLLWFKRSLPRYCTHFIEICIMLCADHGPCVSGAHNTIVTARAGKDLVSSLVSGLLTIGPRFGGAIDDAARYFKDAYDRGLTPYEFVESMKKKGIRVPGIGHRIKRGDNRDKRVELLQLFARTHFPSVKYMEYAVQVETYTLSKANNLVLNVDGAIGSLFLDLLAGSGMFTKPEIDEIVEIGYLNGLFVLARSIGLIGHTFDQKRLKQPLYRHPWEDVLYTK